The nucleotide sequence CGCCCTCGCCCCGAACGCCGCCGTCGCGGTCGGCCCCGACGCGCCTCTGGCCGCGTTCGTCGCCCGCCGATCCGGCCACCTCGAGCGCGCCCTCGCCGACGCGCTCGCCGACGCCGCCGCGACCCCCCCGCCCCAGGCGCCGCCCGCAAAACCCGTTTCCGCTCCCGCCTCGAGCCCGATCGCGCGCGAGGCGCCCGCCACGGCCGCGCCACCCGCAGCCGCGCCCCCGACCGCGGACCCGCTCGCCGAGCCCATCGCCATCGTCGGCCTGGGCGCCGTCCTTCCGAAGGCGCCCGATGTCGCGACCTACTGGAGCAATGTCCTTGGCAATGTGGACGCGATCCGGGAGGTTCCCCATGAGCGCTGGAACCCGGCGCTCTTCCACCATCCCGATCCGAAGGTTCCAGACAAGACCTACGCGAAGATCGGCGGCTTCGTCGACACGATCCCCTTCGACCCGATGCGCTTCCGCATCCCGCCCGCGGTCGCCTCGAGCCTCGACGACGTCCAGAAGATGGTGCTCGTCGCCGCGAGCCAGGCGTTCGCGGACGCGGGCCTCGACAAGAAGACGTTCGACCGCGAGCGCGTCGCGGTCATCATCGGGAACAGCATGGGCGGCGAGATGCGCGACGCCTACGCGCGGCGCGTCTACTTCCCCGAATTCGCCGAGGCCGTGCGCGCGACGCCCGGCTTCGCCGAGCTGCCGGAAGCGAAGCAGCGCGAGATATTGGGAACGGCCGAACGCGCGATGAAGTCGCGCCTCGCGCCCATCACGGAGGACTCGATGCCGGGCGAGCTCGCGAACGTCATCGCCGGTCGCGTCGCGAACGCGTTCGATCTCGGCGGCAAGAATTGCACGACCGACGCGGCTTGCGCGTCTTCGCTCGCCGCCGTCGACCTCGCCGTGAAAGGTCTGCGGGACGGAGAATGCGACATCGCGATCGCGGGCGGCGCGGACCGCAGCATGGATCCCGCGACATACGCGAAGTTCTCGAAGATCGGCGCGCTCTCGCCCGACGGCTCGCGGCCGTTCGACGAGCGCGCGAACGGCTTCGTCATGGGCGAAGGCGCCGGCATCCTCGTGCTCAAGCGCCTCTCGGACGCGCGCCGCGACGGCGACCGCGTGTACGCGATCATCCGCGGCATCGGCTCGTCGAGCGACGGCAAGGGCAAGGGCATCACGGCGCCCAATCCGAAGGGCCAGGAGCTCGCGGTGCGCCGCGCGCTCGCCGCCGCCAGGGTCGAGCCGGCGACCATCGGTCTCGTCGAGGCGCACGGCACGGGCACGCCCGTGGGCGACGTCGTCGAGGTCGAGACGCTCGCGAAGGTGTTCGCCGAGGCGAAGCTCCCGCAAGGCGCGGTCGCGCTCGGGAGCGTCAAGAGCCAGATCGGCCACCTTAAAGCCGCGGCCGGCGCCGCAAGCCTCATCAAGACCGCGCTCGCGCTCGCGAACCGCACGCTCCCGCCGACGCTCCACGTCGCGAAGCCGAACCCGAAGATCGCGTGGAGCGCGACGCCGTTCCGCATGCTCGCGAAGCCCGAGCCGTGGGCCGCGCCCGCCAATTCCCCGCGCCGCGCCGCGGTGAGCGCGTTCGGTTTCGGCGGCACGAACTACCATGTCATCCTCGAAGAGGACGGTCCCGCGGCCGCGCCGGTCGCGGCCGCCCGCGCCGCCGCTTCCAACGCGGTCGCCACGCCCGCCGCCGCGCCCCTCCCGGCGCTTACGGCCGGCCCGACCGCTTTCGCGGACGTGGCGCTCTTCTGCGGCCCCACCGTCGAGGCCGCCGTCCAGGCGCTGGCCGACGGCGCGCCGCGCCTCGCCGCCGCGAAGGACGTGCCCGCGTTTGCCGCCGCGACGCGGCGCCTCGCGAACCCGCGCGCGAACGCGCGCCTCGTCGTCTCCCTTCCCGCCGCCAAGGCCGAGGCCGCCGAGCGCCTCGCGGCCGTCCTCGCGCTCGCGAAGGATCCGGCCAAGCGCGCGGCGCTTCCGACCAAAGGCGCACATCTCGGCGAAGGCCCCCTCGCGGGCAAGCTCGCCCTCGTCTTCCCCGGCCAGGGAAGCCAGTACGCGAACATGGGCCGCGACCTCGCCGCCCGCTTCCCCATCGTCGCCGAGACGTTCGCGGAAGCCGATCGCGTCCTCGCGCCATTCATCGGCGGCAAGCTCACCGAGTTCGTCTTCGCCGACCCCAAGGACCCGGCCGCGGTCGCGCGCGCCGAGGAGCGCCTCCGGCAGACCGAGATCACGCAGCCCGCCGTCCTCGCGCTCGACGTCGCGCTCCACCGCCTCCTCGCGTCCTGGGGCGTCAAGCCCTCGCTCGTCGCGGGCCACAGCCTCGGCGAATACGCGGCGCTCGTCGTCGCGAACGTCCTCACCTTCGAGGACGCGCTCAAGGCCGTGAGCGCGCGCGGCGCCGAGATGGCCAACGTGAAGGTCCCCGACAAGGGCCGCATGGCGAGCGTCATGGCGCCGGCCGAAGCCGTCGAGAAGGCGCTCGTCGAGGCGCGCAAGGCGGGTTACGTCGTCGCGGCGAACCTCAACAGCCCCAACCAAACGGTTATCGCCGGCTCGACCGCGGGCGCGGAAGCCGCCGTCGCGATTCTCGAGCGCGCGGGCGTCCAGGTCCAGTGGCTGAACGTCAGCGCCGCGTTCCACACGGAGATCGTACGCCCCGCGGCCGAGCCGCTCGGGCGCGTCCTCAAGGGCCTCCGCGTCGGCCCGCCCACGATCCCCGTCGTCGCGAACGTCACCGCGGACTACTATCCGACCGACGTGCCCGCGATCATCGCGCTCCTCTCGGATCAGGTCGCCTCGCCCGTGCGCTGGCGCGAGAGCGTCGAACGCATGCACGCGGAGGGCGTCCGCACGTTCGTCGAGGTCGGCCCCAAGCGCGCGCTCGCGGGCCTCATCGAGGACACGCTGCGCGGCCGCGACGCGGTCGCGCTCGCGACGAACCACCCGAAGCGCGGCGACGCGCCGAGCCTCTTCGACGCGGTCGCGAAGCTCCTCGCCCTCGGCTACGACCTCGCGATCCCTGGACCCGCGCCCGAAGCGCCCGTCGCCGCCATCGCGACGCCCGCGCGCGCCGCCCCCGCGCCGACGCACACGCCCGTCGCTTCGACGCCGCGTGCGAGCGTTCCCGCGCCCTCGGCCCCTCTGGCCGTCGCGCCGCCCGCCGGCGCCACCGCGGGGCTCGCCGAGGCCGCGGCCCTCGCCGCCGCCGATGCGGTGCGCGGCGCCCTCGCGCCCGTCGCCGCGAAGCTCGCGGAGAGCGAGCGCCTCGGCTTCGTCGCCGAGCCCATCGTGATCACGGGCGCGGCGCTCGGCCTTCCCGGCCAGAGCCGCCGCGTCTTCGACGACGCGAACGTGGACCGCATCCTCGCAGGCGAGAACCGCATCGAGCGCCTCGCGCCCGCCGACGCGGACCGATTCCTCGAGCGCAACATCGTGCGCCTCGTCAAGGGCGAAGGTGAGCCCGTCTTCGAGCGCATCCGCGGCGCGGACGAAACGGTCCGCCTCGCCGGCCGCGCCGGTTCGCTCGACCTTTCGCACTACGCGATCGATGCGAAGCACGCGGAAACGTGGGACGTCACGACGCGCCTCGCCATCGCCGCGGGCCTCGAAGCCCTCGCCGACGCGCGCATCCCCCTCGTGCGCGAGGAGACCTTGACATCGGCCGGCCGCGTGCTCAAGGGACGCTGGGTCCTGCCCGAGCGCTGCCGCGACGAGACGGGCGTCATCTTCGCGAGCGCCTTCCCGGGCTACGACGCCTTCGCGCGCGAGATCGCGCGCTTCCACGACGGCCGCGCGGCCGCGGTCGCCGCCGACGTCGCCGCGGCCATCCCGCACGTCGCGGACCCCGAGGCGCGTCGCCGGCTCGCGGCCTTCGTCGCCGAGAACGCGCGCGAGCCCTACGTCTTCGACCGCAAGCTCCTCTTCCGCATCCTCGCGTTCGCTCACGCGGAGCTCGCGGAGCTCGTCCGCGCGAAGGGCCCGAACGCGCAGGTCAACGCCGCGTGCGCCTCCACGACGGTCGCGCTCGCGATGGCCGAGGACTGGATCCGCACGGGCCGCTGCCGCCGCGTCCTCGTCGTCGGCGCCGACGACGTGACGTCGCCCGCGCTCCTGCCGTGGATCGGGTCCGGCTTCCTCGCCTCGGGCGCCGCGACCGCCGCGGCCTCGGTCGAGGACGGCGCGCTGCCGTTCGACCGCCGGCGCCACGGCATGATCCTCGGCATGGGCGCCTCGGCCCTCGTCGTCGAGACGGCGTCCGCCGCCCGCGAGCGCGGCGTGATACCCGTCGCGCGGCTCGTCGCGACGCGCGTCGCGAACTCCGCCTACCACGGGTCGCGTCTCGACGTCGATCACATCGCGCGCGAGATGGCAACGCTCCTCGGCCGCGTGGAAACCGCCACGGGCCGCGCGCCGCGCGACCTCGCGAAGGACCTCGTTTTCCTCAGCCACGAGACGTACACGCCGGCCCGCGGCGGCTCGGCGAGCGCCGAGGCCGCGGCCCTGCGCGCCGCGTTCGCGGACCGCGCGGGCGACGTCGTCATCGCGAACACGAAAGGCTTCACCGGACACCCGATGGGCGCCGGCATCGAGGACGTCGTCGCCGTGAAGGCGCTTCAGCACGGACGCGTGCCGCCGATCGCGAACCTGCGCGAGGTCGACCCCGAGTTCGCGGGCCTCACGTTCTCCGCGGGCGGCGCGCACGAGCGCCGCTTCGCGCTCCGGCTCGCGGCGGGATTCGGCAGCCAGCTCGCGCTCGCGGTCTTCGAGCGCCTCGCCGTCGGCGAGGCCCGCATCGAAAACGAGGCGACGCACGCGGCGTGGCTCGCGGAAGCCGCGGGCGGCCGGCGCCACAGGCTCGCGAAGGAAGGGCGCATTCTGCGACTCGAGGTCGAGGACGGCCCGGTCGCCGCTCCGGGGGCGAAACCGCCCACCCCCGTTCCGGTCCCGGTTCAGGGGCCCGTCCGATCCGCTCCCGCGTCCGCGACCGCCGCCGCGAGTCCGGCCGCTTCGCGCGTAGACGTGCTTGCGCGCGTCCGCGCCCTCGTCGCCGAGCGCACGGGATACCCGGTCGACGTTCTCGACGAGACGGCCGACATGGAGGCGGACCTCGGCATCGACACGGTGAAGCAGGCCGAGATCTTCGGCGCCCTGCGCGAAGCCTACGCGGTGCCCCGCGAGGATGGCGTGCGCATCAAGGACTACCCGACGCTCGGACACGTCGCGGACTACATCGCGAAGCGTGTCGGCTCCCACGGCGCCGCGGCACCCGCGTCTCCAGCGCCGCCTCCCCCGGCGGCCCCGGCTGTCGCCGCGCTTCAGGCTCCCGCATCCTCTCCGTCGGCCCCTCCTGCGGAAACCCCGCTTCCCACGCCGGTCCCGGCGAACGCGGGCGACGCGCTCGCGGCCGTCCGCGCCGCGATCGCCGCCCGCACGGGGTACCCGGTCGACGTCCTCGACGCGGACGCGGACCTCGAAGCGGACCTCGGCATCGACACGGTCAAGCAGGCCGAGATCTTCGCCGAGATCCGCGAAGCCTTCGGCATCCCCCGCGTCGAGGGCCTCCGGATCAAGGACTATGCGACGATCGCGAAGATCGCCGGATTCGTCGAGGCCCAGCGAGCCGCGGCCACCGCTCACGCGCCGACGATCGAGAACGCCGTTCCGACGGCCGCAGCGAACGCGCCTGCGCCCGCCGCCGCGCTGCGGCGCCGCGCGGTCCGCTGGACGCCCATCCCCGAAGGCGCCCCGCGCGCGATCCCCGCGCCCGCCTACGTGATCGCGCCGGCGGAGACGAAGGCCGCGCTCGAGCGCGCGCTCGTCGCGCGGGGGATAGCCGTCGCGACGTCGCTCAAGGCCGCGCGGTCCATCTTCGCCTCGCCGCCCGCGACGCCTGAGGGCCTCCTCGAGATCGTCCGCGCCGTGCGCGCGCCGGAAGGCGCCGCGCTCGACGGCCTTGTCGCGCTCCACGCGACGCCCGGGCCGCGCTCCGGCGCCATCCTCGGCTTCGCGAAGGCGCTCGCGCGCGAGCGCCCGAGATCGACCGTCCTCGGGCTCGTCTCCGCCGCAGCCACCGACCTTCTCGACGAAGCCGCGCGCGAGGGCCCCGTCGAGCGCCGCCGCGGCCCCGCGGGGCGCGAAACGGCCATCCTCGTCGACGAGGCGCCGTCGCCCGATCCCGCCTCCATCGCCGCCGGGGACGTCGTGCTCCTCACGGGCGGCGCGACCGGCATCACCGCCGCCTGCGCCATCGGTCTTGCGCGCGCGAAGCCGGGCCTGCGCTTCGTCCTCTCGGGCCGGACGACGCTTCCCGACGACGCCGACGCGCTCGCGCGCCGCACCGAGGCCGACTGGAACGCCGCGCGCGAACGCGCCCGCGCCGAGCTCACCGCGCGCGGCGAGCGCGCGACGCCCGTCGCCGTCGAGCGCGCCCTCGCGCCCGCGCGCCGTGCAGCGGAAGCCGCGCGCACGCTCGCCGCGCTCCGGGACGCCGGGGCGGCCGACGCTAGCTACGTCCGCGGTGACGTCGCCTCGCGCGACGATGTGCAGTCGCTTGTCGCCGAAGCCTCCGCGCTTGGCCGTCTCGCGCTCGTCGTGCACGGCGCGGGCACGGAGGAGAGCAAGCTCCTCGAGGACAAGAGCGACGAGGCCTTCCTCCGCGTCTTCGTGCCGAAGGCCATGGGCGCGCTCCACCTCGTCGTGGCGCTCGAGGCGCGCGCGCCCGAAGCCGGCCTCCTTTGTTTCGGCAGCATCGCGGGCCGCTTCGGGAACGCGGGCCAAGTGGATTATTCGGCCGCGAACGCGCTCCTCGCTTCTCTCGCGGAAACGCGACCCGCGACCCGCGTCGTCGACTGGACGGCCTGGGGCGAGACGGGCATGGCGACGCGCGGAAGCACGCTCACGGTGCTCGCGAGCGTCGGCGTCGAGCCCATCTCGACCGAGGAAGGGGTCGCCGCGTTCGTGGCCGAGGCCTTCTCGATGCGGCGCGGACCGAGCGAGGTCGTGGTGTCCCGCGCCCTCGGCGCGCTTGAAGCGTCCGCGCCCGCTGCGGCGCCAACGGCGTCATCGACCTGGCGCCTCGAGGCGGCCGCGTCCTTCCTGGCCGACCACCGCATCGACGGCACGCCGGTGCTCCCGGGCGTCATGACGCTCGAACGCTTCGCGATTGAAACGCGCGCCGCCTCGGGCGCCGCCGTCAGCGTCGCGGAGAACGTGGCGTGGCGCTATCCCGTGAAGCTCCTGCGGGACCAGCCGGTCGAGGCGCGCGTCTCGCTCGCTCCGAACGGCGGCGGGTTCGCGGCTTCGCTCGAGACGACGCCCGCCGCGCCCAAGGGCGCGACGCCGGCGCCGCGGCGGCATGCGGACGCGACGCTCGCGACGGGCGTCCGGCCGAAGGCCGCGCCCGGGACCCTCGCCGCGCCCGAGGGCGGGTGGAGCGCCGGGCCCGCCGCGCTCTATGGTCCGCTCATGTTCCACGGCCCGAGCTTCCAGGTCATCGCGCGCGTGACGGGCCTCCGCTTCGACAGCCTCGCGGCCGCGCTGCGGCCGGGCCGCGAGACGGGCGAGACGGATCCTCTCGCGATCGAAGCCGCGCTCCAGGCCGCGGGTCTCTGGTCCCTCGCGGTTCGCGGCGAGATGGGCCTCCCGCGCGCCGCGGCCCGCATCACGTGGCACGAGGCCGGCCCCGCGACGCGCGTGGTCGTGAAGGCCCTCGGCCCTTCGCCCGCGAACGATGGCCACCGCTTCGACGCGGAGTTGATCGACGACGGGGGCCGCGTCGCCATCCGGATCGAGGGACTCGACCTCGTCACGGTCGGCGCGAACGCGGGCGCGCTCGCCGAGGCGGATCCCTTGGGCGCGGAGCGCCTCGAGGTCGGCGGGGCGTCCGTCTTCCGACTCCCCATCCTCGACGACGCCGAAGTCGCGGGCGCAAGCGCGATCCTGTCTGCGCGCGAGCAGGCCGCGCTTGACGCGCTTGACATCCCGAAGCGCCGGCGCGACTGGCTTTCCGCGACGCTGGCCGCGAAGGCGGCCGCGCGGGCCGCCCTCGGTCGACCGCTTGCGTGGACCTCGATCGAGATCCTTCCGGACCCCGCAGGCGGCCGCCGCGTCGAGGCTCCCGCCGAAGCCGGTGCGTGCTTCGTCACGATCAGCCACGCGCCCGGCTGGGCCGCCGCCTGCGCTTGGACGGACGCCACCGCGCGGTTCGGTCTCGACGTCGAGAAGACGGAGACCCGCAGAGCGTCGTGGCTCGAGGAGGCGTTCACGCCGGCCGAGCGCGCGCGCTTCGGCGCGGATCCGGTGAAGGCCACGCGCGCATGGTGCGTGAAGGAGGCTTTCACGAAGGTGATCGGCACCGGCCTCAAGGCGGACCTCCACGCGGTCGCCGTAGGACTCTCGAACGACGGCGCGACGGTCGACGTCGGAGACGCGCTCAAGCCGGCTTGGTCCGAACTCGGGTTCGAGAGGCTCGATGTCGCGTGCGCGTCGTGGGGCGATCACGAGGTCGCGCTCGCGAAGGCTGCCAAGCGCCCGTCGCGCGCGTGAACGCAGCCGTCGAACGCGTCACGTCCCGCCGGTCTTGCCCATGCGCTGGACGGCTTCGTCGAGCGTGATGCGGCCCATCGCGACGCTGCGCGCGAGGCGGCGCGAGATGGTGAGCCGACCGTAGGAAGCGAGGCGGCTCTTGCGCTGGATGTCGCGCAGCTCGCCGTCGCTCGGCTCGCTGAGCGGCACATCCTGGACCGTGATGGCCATGCCTTTCGCGAGCGCGATGGCCGCGGCGGCGACCGTGTCCCGCTCCGCGCTCGTGCGGTACGACGATGGGGTCGAGGACGTCTCGTCCACCATCTCGAGCGGTACCTCGAGGCGGAGGAGGGAATGGATGATGCGGTTGCGCAGGGTCGGCGCGCCGTGTCCGATGCGCACGAGGTAGCGCTCCGCCACGAGCGTCGAGAGCGCTTTCGCGACGCCTTCGATCACGGCTTCGGGCGATCGCGCCTGATAGGAATCGAGGACACGCCCGTCGCCGAGGACCGCGACCCCGGGGCGTTCGCCGGGGTCGATGCCGATGACGATGCG is from Candidatus Thermoplasmatota archaeon and encodes:
- a CDS encoding SDR family NAD(P)-dependent oxidoreductase; its protein translation is MTAAPTAPTSAPGAAAFAGWPARLPILALAPPGGAAFARAAHAAGALPLFDATTDPAWRETARGLPAYALRVAEPVGDLPAEARLLVAAAGAPLAPLAAAGRPVLVEIADAAQAPRDALAYVARGAHGRATVDLVRALAATGRPVVAWGGLDRAALALAREAGARGFVLAESLWALPEAGFADAAKAALARARTGDRVALAPNAAVAVGPDAPLAAFVARRSGHLERALADALADAAATPPPQAPPAKPVSAPASSPIAREAPATAAPPAAAPPTADPLAEPIAIVGLGAVLPKAPDVATYWSNVLGNVDAIREVPHERWNPALFHHPDPKVPDKTYAKIGGFVDTIPFDPMRFRIPPAVASSLDDVQKMVLVAASQAFADAGLDKKTFDRERVAVIIGNSMGGEMRDAYARRVYFPEFAEAVRATPGFAELPEAKQREILGTAERAMKSRLAPITEDSMPGELANVIAGRVANAFDLGGKNCTTDAACASSLAAVDLAVKGLRDGECDIAIAGGADRSMDPATYAKFSKIGALSPDGSRPFDERANGFVMGEGAGILVLKRLSDARRDGDRVYAIIRGIGSSSDGKGKGITAPNPKGQELAVRRALAAARVEPATIGLVEAHGTGTPVGDVVEVETLAKVFAEAKLPQGAVALGSVKSQIGHLKAAAGAASLIKTALALANRTLPPTLHVAKPNPKIAWSATPFRMLAKPEPWAAPANSPRRAAVSAFGFGGTNYHVILEEDGPAAAPVAAARAAASNAVATPAAAPLPALTAGPTAFADVALFCGPTVEAAVQALADGAPRLAAAKDVPAFAAATRRLANPRANARLVVSLPAAKAEAAERLAAVLALAKDPAKRAALPTKGAHLGEGPLAGKLALVFPGQGSQYANMGRDLAARFPIVAETFAEADRVLAPFIGGKLTEFVFADPKDPAAVARAEERLRQTEITQPAVLALDVALHRLLASWGVKPSLVAGHSLGEYAALVVANVLTFEDALKAVSARGAEMANVKVPDKGRMASVMAPAEAVEKALVEARKAGYVVAANLNSPNQTVIAGSTAGAEAAVAILERAGVQVQWLNVSAAFHTEIVRPAAEPLGRVLKGLRVGPPTIPVVANVTADYYPTDVPAIIALLSDQVASPVRWRESVERMHAEGVRTFVEVGPKRALAGLIEDTLRGRDAVALATNHPKRGDAPSLFDAVAKLLALGYDLAIPGPAPEAPVAAIATPARAAPAPTHTPVASTPRASVPAPSAPLAVAPPAGATAGLAEAAALAAADAVRGALAPVAAKLAESERLGFVAEPIVITGAALGLPGQSRRVFDDANVDRILAGENRIERLAPADADRFLERNIVRLVKGEGEPVFERIRGADETVRLAGRAGSLDLSHYAIDAKHAETWDVTTRLAIAAGLEALADARIPLVREETLTSAGRVLKGRWVLPERCRDETGVIFASAFPGYDAFAREIARFHDGRAAAVAADVAAAIPHVADPEARRRLAAFVAENAREPYVFDRKLLFRILAFAHAELAELVRAKGPNAQVNAACASTTVALAMAEDWIRTGRCRRVLVVGADDVTSPALLPWIGSGFLASGAATAAASVEDGALPFDRRRHGMILGMGASALVVETASAARERGVIPVARLVATRVANSAYHGSRLDVDHIAREMATLLGRVETATGRAPRDLAKDLVFLSHETYTPARGGSASAEAAALRAAFADRAGDVVIANTKGFTGHPMGAGIEDVVAVKALQHGRVPPIANLREVDPEFAGLTFSAGGAHERRFALRLAAGFGSQLALAVFERLAVGEARIENEATHAAWLAEAAGGRRHRLAKEGRILRLEVEDGPVAAPGAKPPTPVPVPVQGPVRSAPASATAAASPAASRVDVLARVRALVAERTGYPVDVLDETADMEADLGIDTVKQAEIFGALREAYAVPREDGVRIKDYPTLGHVADYIAKRVGSHGAAAPASPAPPPPAAPAVAALQAPASSPSAPPAETPLPTPVPANAGDALAAVRAAIAARTGYPVDVLDADADLEADLGIDTVKQAEIFAEIREAFGIPRVEGLRIKDYATIAKIAGFVEAQRAAATAHAPTIENAVPTAAANAPAPAAALRRRAVRWTPIPEGAPRAIPAPAYVIAPAETKAALERALVARGIAVATSLKAARSIFASPPATPEGLLEIVRAVRAPEGAALDGLVALHATPGPRSGAILGFAKALARERPRSTVLGLVSAAATDLLDEAAREGPVERRRGPAGRETAILVDEAPSPDPASIAAGDVVLLTGGATGITAACAIGLARAKPGLRFVLSGRTTLPDDADALARRTEADWNAARERARAELTARGERATPVAVERALAPARRAAEAARTLAALRDAGAADASYVRGDVASRDDVQSLVAEASALGRLALVVHGAGTEESKLLEDKSDEAFLRVFVPKAMGALHLVVALEARAPEAGLLCFGSIAGRFGNAGQVDYSAANALLASLAETRPATRVVDWTAWGETGMATRGSTLTVLASVGVEPISTEEGVAAFVAEAFSMRRGPSEVVVSRALGALEASAPAAAPTASSTWRLEAAASFLADHRIDGTPVLPGVMTLERFAIETRAASGAAVSVAENVAWRYPVKLLRDQPVEARVSLAPNGGGFAASLETTPAAPKGATPAPRRHADATLATGVRPKAAPGTLAAPEGGWSAGPAALYGPLMFHGPSFQVIARVTGLRFDSLAAALRPGRETGETDPLAIEAALQAAGLWSLAVRGEMGLPRAAARITWHEAGPATRVVVKALGPSPANDGHRFDAELIDDGGRVAIRIEGLDLVTVGANAGALAEADPLGAERLEVGGASVFRLPILDDAEVAGASAILSAREQAALDALDIPKRRRDWLSATLAAKAAARAALGRPLAWTSIEILPDPAGGRRVEAPAEAGACFVTISHAPGWAAACAWTDATARFGLDVEKTETRRASWLEEAFTPAERARFGADPVKATRAWCVKEAFTKVIGTGLKADLHAVAVGLSNDGATVDVGDALKPAWSELGFERLDVACASWGDHEVALAKAAKRPSRA